The following are encoded together in the Silurus meridionalis isolate SWU-2019-XX chromosome 2, ASM1480568v1, whole genome shotgun sequence genome:
- the pno1 gene encoding RNA-binding protein PNO1: protein METGSTSTSEEVLIADNGENTDSFKKVKSKKASKRKRDQGEVEMESEDAVAPKRPQFPAISGDKLKGGADEMRKIPVPSHRYTPLKENWLKIFTPIVENLQLQVRFNLKTRNVEIKTCKETQDIGALTKASDFVKAFILGFQVEDALALVRLDELFLETFDVTDVKPLKGDHLSRAVGRIAGKGGKTKFTIENVTKTRIVLADTKVHILGSFQNIKMARMAICNLILGSPPSKVYGNIRAVASRAAERF from the exons ATGGAAACGGGAAGCACTTCGACATCCGAGGAGGTTCTGATCGCGGATAATGGAGAAAACACAGACTCTTTTAAGAAGGTCAAATCGAAGAAGGCTTCAAAACGCAAACGCGATCAGGGCGAAGTGGAAATGGAGTCTGAAGACGCCGTGGCACCCAAAAGACCACAGTTTCCTGCTATATCAGGAGACAAACTAAAG GGTGGCGCAGATGAAATGAGGAAAATCCCTGTACCGTCTCACAGATATACACCCCTGAAAGAAAACTGGCTCAAAATCTTCACCCCCATCGTCGAAAACCTGCAACTTCAAGTTCGATTTAATCTCAAAACAAGAAACGTGGagattaag ACGTGTAAAGAAACGCAGGATATCGGCGCGCTTACGAAAGCATCGGATTTCGTGAAGGCCTTTATTTTAGGATTTCAGGTTGAG GATGCGCTGGCACTCGTCAGGCTGGATGAACTGTTCTTGGAGACTTTTGATGTCACAGATG TTAAGCCTCTTAAAGGAGATCACTTATCAAGAGCTGTCGGTAGAATAGCAGGCAAAGGAGGGAAAACTAAATTCACCATTGAAAATGTCACAAAGACCAGAATCGTCCTCGCAGACAC GAAGGTGCACATTTTGGGGTCTTTCCAGAATATAAAAATGGCACGGATGGCTATATGCAACCTAatattag GAAGTCCACCATCAAAGGTGTACGGGAACATTCGGGCAGTCGCCAGCCGTGCAGCCGAGAGGTTTTAA
- the dnaaf10 gene encoding dynein axonemal assembly factor 10: MSTPLEKPQIIAHIQKSLNYTVFDCKWIPCSAKFVCMGNFARGTGVLQIYEVQHGDVQLVKEIEKPKPIKCGTFGATSLQQRHLAMGDFDGNLHVWNLEASDDPVYSVKGHKEIINCIDGVGGLGIGDGAPEIVTGSRDGTVKVWDPRQKDTPVANMEPTEGETKRDCWTVAFGHAFNDQDRCVCAGYDNGDIKLFDLRNMSLRWEKNIKNGVCSVEFDRKDISMNKLVATSLEGKFHVFDMRTQHPSKGFASVSEKAHKSTIWQVRHLPQNRDVFMTAGGAGNLHLWKYEYPEKRSEIDAEGVERGVAGTLNLLQNVTLSTQPIASLDWSPDKQGLCVCSSFDQSVRVLIVTKLNRV; encoded by the exons ATGTCGACGCCTCTGGAAAAGCCGCAGATCATCGCGCACATTCAGAAAAGCTTGAACTACACGGTGTTTGATTGTAAGTGGATTCCATGCAGCGCCAAGTTCGTGTGCATGGGGAACTTCGCCAGAGGAACCGGAGTCCTGCAGATATACGAGGTTCAGCATGGAGACGTGCAACTTGTCAAAGAG atCGAAAAGCCGAAGCCAATCAAATGTGGAACATTTGGTGCGACGTCTTTACAGCAGAGGCATTTGGCCATGGGTGATTTTGACGGCAACCTTCACGTGTG GAACCTCGAGGCGTCTGATGATCCCGTGTACTCAGTGAAGGGCCACAAGGAAATAATTAACTGCATCGATGGAGTTGGAGGGTTGGGCATCGGAGACGGGGCGCCGGAAATAGTCACCGGGAGCCGGGATG GTACAGTTAAGGTGTGGGATCCGAGGCAAAAGGACACACCTGTGGCCAACATGGAACCCACAGAAGGGGAGACCAAAAGAGATTGTTGGACTGTTGCGTTCG GTCACGCCTTTAACGATCAGGACCGCTGTGTGTGCGCTGGTTACGACAACGGTGATATTAAGCTGTTTGACCTCCGGAATATGTCTCTGCGATgggagaaaaatataaaaaacggT gtgTGCAGTGTCGAATTTGACAGAAAAGACATCAGCATGAATAAACTAGTGGCAACCTCTTTAGAAGGCAAATTTCACGTCTTCGACATGAGGACCCAGCATCCGAGCAAAGGTTTTGCATCGGTTTCAGAAAAG GCCCACAAGTCTACAATATGGCAAGTGAGGCATTTGCCCCAAAATCGGGACGTCTTCATGACAGCAGGCGGAGCCGGGAACCTGCATTTATGGAAATA TGAGTATCCAGAGAAGAGGAGTGAAATAGACGCAGAGGGAGTAGAAAGAGGAGTGGCTGGGACACTCAATCTCCTGCAGAACGTCACTCTGTCCACACAACCCATCGCCAGCCTGGACTGGAGTCCCGACAAGCAGGGCCTGTGCGTGTGCTCGTCCTTCGACCAGTCCGTCCGAGTCCTCATCGTCACCAAGCTGAACAGAGTATAA
- the ppp3r1a gene encoding LOW QUALITY PROTEIN: calcineurin subunit B type 1 (The sequence of the model RefSeq protein was modified relative to this genomic sequence to represent the inferred CDS: inserted 1 base in 1 codon) → MGNEASYPLEMCSHFDADEIKRLGKRFXKLDLDNSGSLSVEEFMSLPELQQNPLVQRVIEIFDTDGNGEVDFKEFIEGVSQFSVKGDKEQKLRFAFRIYDMDKDGYISNGELFQVLKMMVGSNLKDTQLQQIVDKTIINADKDGDGRISFEEFCAVVGGLDIHKKMVVDV, encoded by the exons gGAAATGAAGCAAGTTATCCCCTGGAGATGTGCTCGCACT TCGATGCAGATGAGATCAAGAGGCTTGGAAAGAGAT AAAAACTCGACCTGGATAACTCGGGATCCCTGAGCGTCGAGGAGTTCATGTCCCTGCCCGAGCTGCAGCAGAATCCGCTGGTGCAGAGGGTCATCGAAATATTCGACACGGACGGCAATGGGGAAGTGGATTTCAAAG AATTTATAGAGGGCGTCTCACAGTTCAGTGTTAAAGGAGATAAGGAACAGAAGCTCAGAT TCGCTTTCAGGATCTACGACATGGACAAGGACGGCTATATTTCCAACGGCGAGCTCTTCCAAGTGTTGAAGATGATGGTGGGAAGCAACCTGAAGGACACCCAGCTGCAGCAGATTGTAGATAAGACCATCATCAACGCAGACAAGGATGGCGACGGGAGAATATCTTTCGAAGAGTTTTGCGCC GTTGTCGGTGGTCTTGACATCCACAAAAAGATGGTCGTTGACGTGTGA